DNA sequence from the Leuconostoc lactis genome:
TTGACGGCTGAACAGCCAGAAAATCATTTTGCACCTAGTGCTGGGACAGTTGACTTTGTCTTTTTACCAACTGGTGGGCCTGGTATTCGTATTGATTCGGCATTGTTTAATGGTGATAAAATCCAACCATTCTATGATTCAATGATTGGCAAGTTGATTGTTCATGGTGCTGATCGTGCGCAAGCGATGGCCAAGATGCGTCGAATTGTGGATGAAACGGTAATACGTGGGGTCGCCACGAGCCGTGCCTTCCAACAGGCATTGTTAGCTGATCCACAAGTACAACGTGGCGAATTTGATACACGTTACCTAGAAAGTGACTTTTTACCACGCTGGCTTGACAGTTTGCCAGCGACTGAATAAACAATAATACCGCGTATGGCCGACATATGCGGTATTATCATATTAGTGCCATATGCAGTTCTGGACTGCTAAGTAAAGTGATTAGGAGGCATGTGTCCCATCTTGTGAGTTTGAGGTGTTGGGGCACGGGATAAAGATGGATTTATACGATAATCAAAAATCAACCGCTAAAATTAAGCGGGATGCATCAGTCAATGAACGCATCCCAGATGGGCTTTTCTTAGCTTGCCCTTATTGCGGTGTTCAAATGTATAATAAACAATTGGGGCCGTTTCGTGTGTGTGCGCACTGTGGCTATGGTTTCCGTTTACAAGCGCAAGAACGCGTCGACTTGCTCACGCAATCATTTGAAGAAATGGATGCCGACATTGAAATGACAACACCGGAATTTCCTGGTTATGCGGATAAACTAGCGCGTGCGAAATCACAAACAGGTTTAGGCGAATCTGTATTGACCGGGGTGGCCACGATTGAAAATGAAAAAGTGGCACTAGGGGTCATGGATTCTTATTTCATGATGGGGTCATTGGGATCAATGACTGGTGAAAAAATCACCCGTTTGTTTGAATACGCGACGGATAAAAAGTTACCAGTGGTATTATTCACGGCCTCTGGTGGCGCGCGCATGCAAGAAGGCATTAATTCTTTGATGCAAATGGCCAAAGTGTCAGCGGCAGTGGCGGCACATCAAGAAGCAGGCCTACTTTATTTGGTCGTACTGACAGATCCAACAACGGGTGGGGTAACGGCTAGTTTCGCCATGCAAGGAGATATTACGTTAGCTGAACCGCATGCTTTAGTTGGCTTTGCTGGTGCGCGCGTGATTGAATCAACAATTCATGAGAAACTACCAAAGGACTTTCAGCGTGTCGAAACGTTATTAGAAAATGGCTTTGTTGATCAAATCGTGCCCCGACCTGAACTTGGGCCAATCATTGCTAAGTTGGTGAGGTTACATCGGGTGTCGGAGGTATAACATGGCAGTCAATATTGGATTAAAATTATTTAAGCATGAATTAACGCCAGCCGAAGTGGTGAAAAAGTCACGCGAAGATCGCTTTTTGGCGCGTGAAATTATTGATGGTATTTTTACGGATTTTGTTGAACTGCATGGCGATCGTTTGAGTGGGGATGACATGTCGGTGATTGGCGGCATTGCGGCCTTAAATGGCAAGCCAGTGACTGTTATTGCCATTGATAAGGGTGTTGATATTCAAGATAAGTTGAGCAAACGCAATGGCTCGCCTGAACCATGGGGCTATCGCAAAGCACAACGCTTGATGCAACAGGCCAACAAGTTTCATCGCCCAATTGTGACGTTTATTAACACGCCAGGGGCATTTCCAGGTAAAACGGCGGAAGCGCAAGGCCAAGGCGAAGCGATTGCCAAGTCCATTTTAGAATCTATGAAATTGACGGTGCCAATGATCGCCATTATTTATGGTGAAGGTGGTTCTGGTGGCGCTTTGGCATTGGCGACGAGTGATCAAGTCTGGATGTTCCAAAACGCGACGTATTCCATTTTGTCACCGGAAGGTTTTGCATCTATTTTATGGAAAGATAGTAAGCGTGCCGATGAGGCCGCTGCTGTCATGGGCATCACGGCTAAGGATCTTTTGGAAAAGGGTGTGATTGAATATATTATTCCCGAATCACGCAATCATCCGCGTGTCTTTAATTTGATTCGTCAGCGGTTAGATGATGAATTTGCTCGGTTAAATGGGTTAACGCCAGAAGAATTACTTAAGCAAAGACGTGCACGTTTTAGAGCGTTTTAATATGGTATAATAAAAATACTGACGGCTGTCAGTATTTTTATTTGTTGCGCGAGCAGCTTAAATTGGGGTCGTTTTTGGAATTCGACAGGCTGTTTAGGGCATGGACTGCGCTTCGCCATCCGGGCGTTAAAACGGGCAGACATTTTAACTGCAAAAAACGAAAACTCTTTCGCAATCGCTGCCTAAAAACCAGTGATGCGTAACTTAATCTTGGTAGCTGGCGTCTGAGATTAGGTCATAAAAAGTCAGATCGCGTCGTTGCTTAGATTCGGAACAGCGGCGTTAAATGAATCGAGTTAGTGATTGATGTTAGCCTCGTGTTGTGGCGGAATTAATCATGAAACTTAAGTGACAACACTATAAGCGTAGAGGTTCATGTACCGGGCAGTTTGGACAGGGGTTCGACTCCCCTCGGCTCCATATTAGCGGTGATACTAGGAATACTGGTATCATCGCTTTTTTCATGTAAAACATTGATATGACAGTATTTTCAGTGTATACAAGCGTATCAAAAAGTATAAGAGAAAATAAAAAAATAAGCACCATTTGCTACAAATTTGCTACAAGGTACTTAATTCTGATAATGCTTTGGCGTTCTTGGATGAGCGCCTTTTCTTATAATTTCGATTTCATTAAATTGCATGGTATTTCAAGCAAAATAACACAAATAACAACAGCTGAAAAATGGTAAAACTACGGGACAAATTTAGACATTACCGACCTATTAAAAGCGTTAGAAGACTGAGTATTGGTTATCTGGTGCTTTTTTATTTGCTATTAGTTGTGATACGTGTTACAGTTAATGAGTAATAAAGTTTTTGATTTTGATTTCTCTTTTCTTGAAGGACATTCAGTACCAATTATTTAAATTACAAATAAAGATTGGTGAATGCACCAAAGGAGAAACATATAATGGAAACAGGCACAGTAAAGTGGTTTAATGGCGACAAGGGTTTTGGATTTATCACACGTGAAAATGGTGATGATGTCTTTGCTCACTTCTCAGCTATTCAAAGCAATGGCTTCAAAACACTTGATGAAGGTCAATCAGTGACTTTCGATGTTGAAAGTGGCGATCGCGGTTTGCAAGCCACTAATATCGTTAAAGCTTAATAAATATAAAGCTCACTAATGTGGGCTTTTTAATTTAATCAATATATAAACAGCTCGACTAGATTAATTTCTGGTCGAGCTGTTTTATTATCTTCAAAGTCTTTTAGCGTGATATCTGGCATATTTGTAAGCACTTCATTAATGTTTATTATTTATTGATAAACGGTAGAAGTATTGCGTTATGTTGGTTTATGTTATAGCACAATAGCATGTATTAAGTAACCAACTACTAGGCCAATTAGTATACCAATTCCAATACGTCAAAATAATTTTTTACCCATTGTTGAGGACGCCTTTATATGGTTAGAAACAACCCACTCATCATATAGACAGTCAGATGTTATCTCGAAAATTGACACGATGTTAAGAGCAAACAAAAAACGTACCTGAGCGGAAACCAGTACGTTTTTTTATCGTATTAATATGATGCATAAGCTGTGAAAAAATTTTAGGTTTTACGGTTACGACAGTGTTTGCTGCTGACGCTTCTTGAGACGTAACAGGATAACGGCAATAATGCCGACAGCGAGCACAGCTAAGACGACTTTTAGTTCTGGTGTACTGTGACCACGGAAGATGGCATCGCCACCAACACTGAGTAACACCGCAGAGGGGATGCTGCCGATAAACATTGATAAATAGGTTACTTTATCAGGCAATTTAAGCTTATTAGCGGTGTAATTCACGATAAACATCGGGATGATGGGGATCATATATGAAATCGTTAAAATGATTGCGGGATGTTTAGCGGAAGAGATGAATCGTACCCATCGGTTTTTCGTATGTGGCTTAGATAGAATCTTAAAATGGCTGATGAGAATAAAAGATAAACTATTACCAGTAAAGGTACCGATGATATTTAATAAAATACCAATGGCGGGACCAAAATAGACACCGATTAAAACGCCGACCATTGATGTTGGCACACCAGGAATCAGACAGAAAAGTGCCAAGGTAGCAGTTAATAGAAAGGCCGTAGTAATACCATGTGAACGAATTTGCGCACGAATGTCTGCCGCAGGCGTATGGGGGTTAATTAATGAGAGAACGTCAGGATATAGATTTTTAGTTAATAACAATAACAAAATGATTGTGATGGCACCAACTAAAATACTGACTATAGTCTTTTTTTTCACAACAGCTTAATCCTTTCTGAGTTATTGCGCTGTGGGACAAGGCGAGTTAATCGGCATTTAATTGCTTTGCCGTAACCGCCGCTAGGGATTCAATTAAATCAATGCCTTGATCTTTGGTAGCGTTGCCGTTTGTTAAGACAGCAATGGTATAGTTACTATTCTTGGTTTTGACGTGTCCAATTGTATTCACCACCCAACCGTTATCGAGTGCCAACCAGCCATTTTTAAGTTCAACTTGTGCATTGTCAGCGAGTTCGCTACTCATGCCCCAAGCTTGGTCGGGGGCGACATTTGCCATGAGTTGCAAGACATAATTGCGATCTGCTTGATCGAGTGGGGATTTGGTGCCATAAGCCAATGCATTTAATAATTTGATTTGATCGGCTGCAGTTGTCGTTGATAGTCCCCAAGCAGCCGTGCTCATTTTGGTATGGGTCATGCCGAGTTGATTAAAAAGGCGATTGGGCGCTGTGTAACCACCTTGATAAGTATTTAATAAAGTGGTCGTGGCCTCATTGTCAGATAAGGTGATCATGTCTTGCGCAAGGGTTTGCTCATTAGCGGACAATGAGGTGTTGTTGTCTTCGTGGTTATTTAATAAGTTAGCCAAAACAGCCACTTTAATGATACTAGCGGTGTAATAGGTTGCGGACGTGTTATTGCTGAAAGCGGTGGTCTGGTCAGTTTTGTGGTTATAGACTGCAATGTTAACGTTAGCGTCTTGATCTGTGAGGATATCTTGCCATTGCTGCTTTAATTCAGAGTCTGGTTGGTGCGTTAATTGTTCAGACAACGAGACAACGGGTTTGATCAATGATTCAAGGAATCCTTTACCAACAGCCTGATAAACCAGGATACCACTTAGGATGACTAGCATGAGAATGGTGAATCGGACACCTTTTTTTAACTTGGGTCTTTTTTGCTTACGGAGGGTCATAAAATCAATTTTACATTTCTAAAGTAGTTGCAGTATGAGACGTAACATGACGTCAAATAACATATACCCATCATAACAAATATTTAGAGAACCTGTCAGAGAATTGTGCGTGCTAACGCCTCGTGCGCCCTGCGTGAAGCGAAACTAACTGATGTCGCAAAAAGATTATGTACGCACTCAAAGGAGTGCTTGTTGTTTATTTTTGTCTGGCATACCAGTCAGCTTGAAAAATGGCGTAACGGTCGGTGTCGACCCATTGACCATTATAGAATATCTCATGCTTGAAAACGTATAAGAGGGGGAGCAGTAGGTGATTTAAAAATGTTAAAAGTGTTAGAAATGTTATATCATAGTTATAAAATGAGAAGAGGGTATGACAGATGACAAAACGAGTTGGACGCTTAACTGCGGTAGATATCACAGCTGCTGCGCAATTATATCAAACGGTATTTTCCCAAGCACCATGGTTTGAAACGCATGCTTTATCTGACGTGAGCCAATATATCTCACGCTTACTGGCAATGAACACTAATCGTTGCTATGCAATTTGGGAAGCAAAACAACTTATCGGGGTGGCCTTAGGCTTTTCTAAGCCGTGGCATCGTGGGGTAGAATACCAGTTATTAGACTTATTTGTAGCTGCTGATCAACAAAAAAAGGGTGTCGGCACCCTTTTGCTTGAAATGATTAAAGCCGATTTATCAGCGGCCGATATCCCGCATATCATATTAGAAACTGAAGAGGGGACACCAGCTGAACAATTTTATTATCACAATGGTTTCACATTGCAACCCGACCAACGTGCGTTGACGTTGGTCAGTACGACAGCACGTTAATCTTTGATGCGACTTTAATAGCTGTTATTAATGAGTGTTGAGAGCATTGTCACAAAAAAGAAGACATAAAGTATGCCAAGAATCACTGCGATAATGAATTGGACAAGTCCGGCCCGATTCCAAGTCGCTTGAACGGCTTTAAAAGTGTCAACATCTTGGTAATCACCCTTTTGCCAAGCCCATTCGTTGCCTTTGAACCCACAGACAAATACCCAAACGAGATTGAAGACAGGGATGAGACAAAGTAGTGGTAGGTAGGTTTTATTGCCAATGCCCCAAAAGATATTGTAAATAAATGCCCCCCAGTTCCAACCGCGTATTTCTTCAGGCACTGTTTTACCATTTTCATTCATGATCAAATTCCCCCTATATATAGCTTGTTCTGTGGGATAACCCACGTCAATCATTGCTTCTAGCATAACAAAACACTCAGAAAAGTGGTAGGCAAACACCCTGAAAATTTCCATTATGGTATTTTAAGTATTTTTTCTATTATAAAACGAAACGTATCGTTTTATAATTAACCCTAACAGGAGGGTACAATGCATAATCCCAGTACACAAGATAAATCAGTCGGCCGCCCACGTAGCGAAGCGGCCAAAACAGCCATTATCCAAGCGACCATATCATTATTAGAGACGGTGCCGTTTTCGAACTTGACGATTGAAGCCATTGCGAAACAATCAGGTGTGAGTAAAGCAACAATTTATCGTTGGTGGCCAAATAAGGAAGCCTTACTCTTTGCGGCCTTTTTACACGTCACCACAGTTGACGTTAATTTTGATCCAGCATTATCAATTGCGGATAACTTCCGCCAAGTGATTGGGGACCTTGTGGTCATCTTAAATCAGCCACTTGGTCGCGCCTTAATTACCGTTTTAATTGATCAACCTGACCGCGTGACTGCTTTTCAAACGACATTTTTTGAAGTCAAACGCTGCGCAGCAAAGCAACTCTTAACAGCTGGTCAAGCGCAGCACGTGATTAAGCCTGATATTGATCTGGATAAGGCATTGGATATGTTATTTGGCGCAGTTTATCTGAGAGTATTTTTGTATACAGAGGTTGTAGATACGGACTATATTGATGCAGTGATTGCCGCATTTATGCAAGGCATTCGACAGGATTAAGACGAGAAAGGTCGTGTCACATGACAGATGAATTGGTTGTACAGGTTACCCAAGGGCAGTTACTTGGGACAAAAGAAGGCCAAACGCACGCATTTTACGATATCCCTTATGGACAATTCGCAGGACGCTTTAAGTATGTTGCAGCACCAAATACTTGGGAAGGGACACGACTGGCGACCAAGCCCGGCCCAATATTCAACCAAGATATTAACCGCTTGGGGCCGGTGATGGGGAGCAAACCTGAAGAAAAAAATCAGTCCGAAGATGCTTTTCGTTTAAATGTGTGGACGACTGGTTCACACACGAAAAAACCAGTGCTTTTTTGGATTCATGGTGGGGGCTTTTTGACCGGTGGTGGCGCACTTCCTTGGTATAACGGGCAAAATTTGGCTGAAAATGGCGATATTGTGGTGGTCACCGTTAATTATCGATTAGGCGCCTTGGGCCATCTCTATCAACCAGGGGTTGCGGATGACAATTTGGCACTCCATGATTTAATCACGGCCTTAACCTGGGTCAAGGACAACATCGCGGTTTTTGGTGGCGATCCAGAACAGATTACGGTGGCGGGGCAATCGGTGGGTGCTTGGTATACGTTAGCCCTATTTGCATCCCCAATGGCCAGTCAATTGATCAATCGGATTGGTTTATTGAGTTTTCCAGGGGCAGCTGAGCCGTTAACCAAAGAAAAAGCGGCGATGTTAACGGCTATTTTACTTGCGCAACTGGGCTTAGATGATCCGGCTGAATTGACACAAGTGCCAGTTGAAAAGATTGTGACAGCGCAGGGTGCCGTGGCATTAGAAATGCAAAGACGGACCGGCGATCCGGTACCAACGGGCTTTTATCCGTATGTCGA
Encoded proteins:
- the accA gene encoding carboxyltransferase subunit alpha — protein: MAVNIGLKLFKHELTPAEVVKKSREDRFLAREIIDGIFTDFVELHGDRLSGDDMSVIGGIAALNGKPVTVIAIDKGVDIQDKLSKRNGSPEPWGYRKAQRLMQQANKFHRPIVTFINTPGAFPGKTAEAQGQGEAIAKSILESMKLTVPMIAIIYGEGGSGGALALATSDQVWMFQNATYSILSPEGFASILWKDSKRADEAAAVMGITAKDLLEKGVIEYIIPESRNHPRVFNLIRQRLDDEFARLNGLTPEELLKQRRARFRAF
- a CDS encoding cold-shock protein, which produces METGTVKWFNGDKGFGFITRENGDDVFAHFSAIQSNGFKTLDEGQSVTFDVESGDRGLQATNIVKA
- a CDS encoding TVP38/TMEM64 family protein, giving the protein MKKKTIVSILVGAITIILLLLLTKNLYPDVLSLINPHTPAADIRAQIRSHGITTAFLLTATLALFCLIPGVPTSMVGVLIGVYFGPAIGILLNIIGTFTGNSLSFILISHFKILSKPHTKNRWVRFISSAKHPAIILTISYMIPIIPMFIVNYTANKLKLPDKVTYLSMFIGSIPSAVLLSVGGDAIFRGHSTPELKVVLAVLAVGIIAVILLRLKKRQQQTLS
- a CDS encoding serine hydrolase; this encodes MTLRKQKRPKLKKGVRFTILMLVILSGILVYQAVGKGFLESLIKPVVSLSEQLTHQPDSELKQQWQDILTDQDANVNIAVYNHKTDQTTAFSNNTSATYYTASIIKVAVLANLLNNHEDNNTSLSANEQTLAQDMITLSDNEATTTLLNTYQGGYTAPNRLFNQLGMTHTKMSTAAWGLSTTTAADQIKLLNALAYGTKSPLDQADRNYVLQLMANVAPDQAWGMSSELADNAQVELKNGWLALDNGWVVNTIGHVKTKNSNYTIAVLTNGNATKDQGIDLIESLAAVTAKQLNAD
- a CDS encoding TetR/AcrR family transcriptional regulator; the encoded protein is MHNPSTQDKSVGRPRSEAAKTAIIQATISLLETVPFSNLTIEAIAKQSGVSKATIYRWWPNKEALLFAAFLHVTTVDVNFDPALSIADNFRQVIGDLVVILNQPLGRALITVLIDQPDRVTAFQTTFFEVKRCAAKQLLTAGQAQHVIKPDIDLDKALDMLFGAVYLRVFLYTEVVDTDYIDAVIAAFMQGIRQD
- a CDS encoding acetyl-CoA carboxylase carboxyltransferase subunit beta, yielding MDLYDNQKSTAKIKRDASVNERIPDGLFLACPYCGVQMYNKQLGPFRVCAHCGYGFRLQAQERVDLLTQSFEEMDADIEMTTPEFPGYADKLARAKSQTGLGESVLTGVATIENEKVALGVMDSYFMMGSLGSMTGEKITRLFEYATDKKLPVVLFTASGGARMQEGINSLMQMAKVSAAVAAHQEAGLLYLVVLTDPTTGGVTASFAMQGDITLAEPHALVGFAGARVIESTIHEKLPKDFQRVETLLENGFVDQIVPRPELGPIIAKLVRLHRVSEV
- a CDS encoding carboxylesterase family protein; the encoded protein is MTDELVVQVTQGQLLGTKEGQTHAFYDIPYGQFAGRFKYVAAPNTWEGTRLATKPGPIFNQDINRLGPVMGSKPEEKNQSEDAFRLNVWTTGSHTKKPVLFWIHGGGFLTGGGALPWYNGQNLAENGDIVVVTVNYRLGALGHLYQPGVADDNLALHDLITALTWVKDNIAVFGGDPEQITVAGQSVGAWYTLALFASPMASQLINRIGLLSFPGAAEPLTKEKAAMLTAILLAQLGLDDPAELTQVPVEKIVTAQGAVALEMQRRTGDPVPTGFYPYVDGHIITGSIMQGALDRANAKTQLFVGTTTNETTAFFQQPEVKKQANYFDMVQKTTTDIFQIPTQALVTGFASQQAPSYLYEMAFAAKDPLMLACHCIDLPFIFNNFAEWDNAPMLADLDTSKAYPLAAHMQAYFTQFVKTGNPNQEDQLDWPQVASNHPAKIVFNQVITVEKLT
- a CDS encoding GNAT family N-acetyltransferase gives rise to the protein MTKRVGRLTAVDITAAAQLYQTVFSQAPWFETHALSDVSQYISRLLAMNTNRCYAIWEAKQLIGVALGFSKPWHRGVEYQLLDLFVAADQQKKGVGTLLLEMIKADLSAADIPHIILETEEGTPAEQFYYHNGFTLQPDQRALTLVSTTAR